From Streptomyces sp. TLI_105, the proteins below share one genomic window:
- a CDS encoding MaoC family dehydratase encodes MTAKIAYDEVEVGTELPAQTFPVTRATLVRYAGASGDFNPIHWNEKFAVEVGLPDVIAHGMFTMAEAIRVVTDWAGDPAAVVEYGVRFTKPVVVPNDGTGALIEVSAKVAAKLDDQQVRVDITATSAGQKVLGMSRAVVRLA; translated from the coding sequence ATGACCGCGAAGATCGCCTACGACGAGGTCGAGGTCGGCACCGAGCTGCCCGCGCAGACCTTCCCCGTGACCCGCGCCACGCTCGTGCGGTACGCCGGCGCCTCCGGGGACTTCAACCCGATCCACTGGAACGAGAAGTTCGCGGTCGAGGTCGGCCTCCCGGACGTCATCGCCCACGGCATGTTCACCATGGCCGAGGCGATCCGCGTCGTCACCGACTGGGCCGGCGACCCCGCCGCCGTCGTCGAGTACGGGGTCCGCTTCACCAAGCCGGTCGTCGTCCCCAATGACGGGACCGGCGCCCTGATCGAGGTCTCCGCCAAGGTCGCAGCCAAGCTGGACGACCAGCAGGTGCGGGTCGACATCACGGCGACGAGCGCCGGGCAGAAGGTCCTGGGCATGAGCCGGGCCGTGGTCCGTCTCGCCTGA
- a CDS encoding MaoC family dehydratase N-terminal domain-containing protein, with protein sequence MALDQSFVGRTYPPTAPYEVGREKIREFAEAIGDANPAYTDTEAAKALGHSDVIAPPTFVFAITFKAAGAVIEDPQLGLDYSRVVHGDQKFVYTRPVRAGDRLSVTSTIEAIKSLAGNDILDIRGEVHDASGEHVVTAWTKLVSRAPEGA encoded by the coding sequence ATGGCGCTCGACCAGTCCTTCGTGGGCCGGACCTATCCGCCCACCGCGCCCTACGAGGTCGGCCGCGAGAAGATCCGCGAGTTCGCCGAGGCGATCGGTGACGCCAATCCCGCGTACACCGACACCGAAGCGGCCAAGGCGCTCGGACATTCCGATGTGATCGCCCCGCCCACTTTCGTGTTCGCCATCACATTCAAGGCGGCCGGCGCCGTCATCGAGGACCCGCAGCTGGGCCTCGACTACAGCCGCGTCGTCCACGGCGACCAGAAGTTCGTCTACACCCGGCCCGTACGCGCCGGGGACCGGCTCTCGGTCACCTCCACCATCGAGGCGATCAAGTCCCTCGCCGGCAACGACATCCTGGACATCCGCGGCGAGGTCCACGACGCCTCCGGCGAGCACGTCGTCACCGCCTGGACCAAGCTCGTCTCCCGCGCACCCGAGGGGGCCTGA
- the rpmG gene encoding 50S ribosomal protein L33, translating into MAATDVRPKITLACVECKERNYITKKNRRNNPDRLEMKKHCPRCNSHTAHRETR; encoded by the coding sequence GTGGCTGCCACCGACGTCCGCCCGAAGATCACGCTGGCCTGCGTGGAGTGCAAGGAGCGGAACTACATCACCAAGAAGAACCGGCGTAACAACCCGGACCGTCTTGAGATGAAGAAGCACTGCCCTCGCTGCAACTCGCACACTGCGCACCGCGAGACGCGCTAA
- a CDS encoding amidohydrolase family protein, with product MSADSKQPQPPEDGAATTADSTSLLLSHARLTDGRTVDVRLVGGRIEAVGTAGSLTTVGARVDLGGYLLLPAAAEPHAHADTALSADTPGPVSYAPEEVQRRATEAALLQLGHGATALRAHVRIGDVHGLGPLEAVLQARRSLRGLADLTAVAVPRLLTGVAGADGLATLRDAVKMGAGVVGGCPDLDPDPAGYVEAVLDVAAEHGVPVDLHTDGDDPARLARLAAMAGGLRPGVTIGPCAGLARLPSDAASRTADRLAAAGVTVVCLPQGGCGGTELRGAAPVRLLRTAGVRVAAGSGALRDVANPVGRGDPLEAAYLLASLGGLPPQEAYGAVSARARAAMGLPEVRVEAGFPAELLAVRGERLAGVLSLAYSRIVVHRGRVVARTSAVREYCDSAAALDLPRQARPERPPEPGSPPAGPDVRS from the coding sequence ATGTCAGCCGACAGCAAGCAGCCCCAGCCGCCCGAGGACGGGGCCGCCACCACCGCCGACTCGACCTCACTCCTGCTCTCCCATGCGCGGCTCACCGACGGACGGACCGTGGACGTGCGGCTCGTCGGCGGCCGGATCGAGGCCGTCGGCACCGCGGGCAGCCTCACCACCGTGGGCGCCCGCGTCGACCTCGGCGGCTACCTCCTGCTGCCCGCCGCCGCCGAACCCCACGCCCACGCCGACACCGCGCTCTCCGCCGACACCCCCGGCCCCGTCTCGTACGCCCCCGAGGAGGTGCAGCGGCGGGCCACCGAGGCCGCGCTGCTCCAGCTCGGCCACGGCGCGACGGCGCTCCGCGCGCACGTGCGCATCGGCGACGTCCACGGACTCGGCCCGCTCGAAGCGGTGCTGCAGGCCCGGCGCTCGCTGCGCGGCCTCGCCGACCTGACGGCCGTCGCCGTGCCCCGGCTGCTCACGGGCGTCGCGGGAGCGGACGGACTCGCGACCCTGCGGGACGCGGTGAAGATGGGCGCCGGGGTGGTCGGCGGCTGCCCGGACCTCGACCCGGACCCGGCCGGATATGTGGAGGCCGTCCTCGACGTCGCGGCCGAGCACGGCGTCCCGGTCGACCTGCACACCGACGGGGACGACCCGGCCCGGCTCGCCCGGCTCGCGGCGATGGCCGGCGGGCTGCGGCCCGGGGTCACGATCGGCCCGTGCGCCGGGCTCGCCCGGCTCCCCTCCGACGCGGCGAGCCGGACGGCGGACCGGCTGGCGGCGGCCGGGGTGACGGTGGTCTGCCTGCCCCAGGGAGGCTGCGGGGGCACGGAGCTGCGCGGAGCGGCGCCGGTGCGGCTGCTGCGGACGGCCGGGGTGCGGGTCGCGGCGGGCAGCGGGGCGCTGCGGGACGTGGCCAATCCGGTGGGGCGCGGGGACCCGCTGGAGGCGGCCTACCTCCTCGCCTCGCTCGGCGGGCTGCCGCCCCAGGAGGCGTACGGGGCGGTGAGCGCGCGGGCGCGGGCGGCGATGGGCCTGCCGGAGGTGCGGGTGGAGGCCGGCTTCCCGGCGGAGCTGCTCGCGGTGCGCGGCGAGCGCCTGGCGGGCGTGCTGTCCCTCGCGTACAGCCGGATCGTGGTGCACCGGGGGCGGGTGGTGGCCCGGACGAGCGCGGTGCGGGAGTACTGCGACTCGGCGGCGGCCCTGGACCTGCCGCGTCAGGCGCGCCCGGAAAGGCCGCCCGAGCCGGGGAGCCCCCCGGCCGGACCCGACGTACGGTCGTGA
- a CDS encoding NAD(P)H-binding protein, which produces MRIVIAGGHGQIALRLERLLSHAGHEVAGIIRKPEQGADLREAGAEPVHLDLESASVEMVAAVLQGADAAVFAAGAGPGSGADRKDTVDRAAAVLFADAAERAGVRRYLVVSSMGADASHPGDGIFDAYLRAKGAADDDIRSRTALDWTILRPGSLTDDAGTGMVRLEAHTGRGPIPRDDVAAVLAELLDTPATAGLTLELIAGSVPLSVAVKDVAGN; this is translated from the coding sequence ATGCGCATCGTCATCGCTGGAGGACACGGACAGATCGCCCTGCGCCTGGAGAGGCTGCTCTCGCACGCCGGGCACGAGGTCGCGGGGATCATCCGCAAACCGGAACAGGGCGCCGACCTGCGGGAGGCGGGCGCGGAGCCCGTCCACCTGGACCTGGAGTCGGCGTCGGTCGAGATGGTGGCCGCGGTGCTGCAGGGCGCCGACGCGGCCGTCTTCGCGGCGGGCGCGGGCCCGGGCAGCGGCGCCGACCGCAAGGACACGGTGGACCGGGCGGCCGCGGTGCTGTTCGCGGACGCGGCGGAACGGGCGGGCGTGCGGCGGTACCTCGTCGTCTCCTCGATGGGCGCGGACGCCTCCCACCCGGGCGACGGGATCTTCGACGCCTACCTCCGCGCGAAGGGCGCGGCCGACGACGACATCCGCTCCCGCACGGCCCTGGACTGGACGATCCTGCGCCCCGGCTCCCTGACGGACGACGCGGGGACGGGCATGGTCCGCCTGGAGGCGCACACGGGCCGCGGACCGATCCCCCGGGACGACGTGGCCGCGGTCCTCGCCGAACTCCTCGACACCCCGGCGACCGCCGGCCTGACCCTGGAACTGATCGCCGGTTCGGTCCCGCTCTCGGTGGCGGTGAAGGACGTGGCCGGCAACTGA
- a CDS encoding YajQ family cyclic di-GMP-binding protein, with protein sequence MADSSFDIVSKVERQEVDNALNQAVKEISQRYDFKGTNASISWSGEKILMQANGEERVMAILDIFQSKLIKRGISLKSLDVEGEPQLSGKEYKLFASVQEGISQENAKKVAKAIRDEGPKGVKAQVQGDELRVSSKSRDDLQAVQALLKGKDFDFAIQFVNYR encoded by the coding sequence ATGGCCGACTCCAGTTTCGACATCGTCTCCAAGGTCGAGCGGCAGGAGGTCGACAACGCCCTCAACCAGGCCGTGAAGGAGATCTCCCAGCGCTACGACTTCAAGGGAACCAACGCCTCGATCTCCTGGTCGGGCGAGAAGATCCTGATGCAGGCGAACGGCGAGGAGCGCGTCATGGCGATCCTCGACATCTTCCAGTCCAAGCTGATCAAGCGCGGGATCTCCCTCAAGTCCCTGGACGTCGAGGGCGAGCCCCAGCTGTCCGGCAAGGAGTACAAGCTCTTCGCCTCCGTCCAGGAGGGCATCTCCCAGGAGAACGCCAAGAAGGTCGCGAAGGCCATCCGCGACGAGGGCCCCAAGGGCGTCAAGGCGCAGGTGCAGGGCGACGAGCTGCGCGTCAGCTCGAAGAGCCGGGACGACCTGCAGGCCGTGCAGGCGCTGCTCAAGGGCAAGGACTTCGACTTCGCGATCCAGTTCGTGAACTACCGCTGA